One region of Candidatus Saccharibacteria bacterium genomic DNA includes:
- the rplU gene encoding 50S ribosomal protein L21 — translation MKKAVIATGGKQYVVAEGQTLSIERLKSDDKTVSFDAMIVVDGEKTIIGAPLVKGAVVKATVVDAEARADKVTAIRYKAKKRVHKLHGHKQDQTVIQIDSIV, via the coding sequence ATGAAAAAAGCAGTTATTGCTACCGGCGGCAAACAGTATGTCGTAGCCGAAGGTCAAACACTTTCCATTGAGCGGCTTAAGAGTGATGATAAAACGGTCAGTTTTGACGCCATGATCGTTGTAGACGGTGAAAAGACAATCATTGGTGCTCCGCTCGTAAAAGGTGCTGTGGTAAAAGCGACCGTAGTAGATGCTGAGGCTCGAGCAGACAAGGTAACAGCTATACGCTACAAAGCAAAAAAACGAGTGCATAAGCTGCATGGTCACAAACAGGACCAGACAGTTATACAGATTGACAGCATAGTTTAA